CCAAGAAAAAGCCATGAATTTCTTGCTCAATCTTTCCCGCCAAGGCCTGTTGGATAGTTTGGAAGATGATCAGGTGTGGGAGCAGATTAATTTACGGGCACTGGCGGAAGATGCCACCCCCATCGTACGTCGGGACGCACTCTTCTTTGTGACTGAGCAGCTCGAGGCCTTTGATAGCGGATCGACAAAGTTGGAATCAAATGTCACGGAACGCATCCATGAACTCGTTGTATGGTACGCACCGTTATTTTTACGTTCCAATCGGCTCGGGTAGATCAACActtgtttcttttttgctAACCAGACGATGCTTTTTATCAGGGTGGCGCATAGTTTGGCTGATGGGAATATTCCTTTGGAGCATATTCGCTTTGATCTGGTCGGGTTTATAGTTGTCTCTCTACGGGCATCTCCAGAGCTTAAGCCGATTATCTGCAATTGGCCCGTGCTTCTGAAAGGCCTACAGCGCGACAAGTCGAGTACACCCAAAAGCAAACACGATCGGAGAATGCTGGCTGTGCAGCAACGCGTCCTTTTAGAAATGTTGATACGCTCGGTCGAATTGGAAGTGCGAGCGGTAGCCAAGGATGGACTAATGGTACAGCATGTCGATCCAGATCTTTTGGCTGTTCAAGAGTCGGAAGATACGAACCTACTACCATCGCGGAAGAAAAGTAAAGGGGACTCGTCCCACGAGGAGTTGACGGTTGCGTTGCTTCGAGCTCTTCCTGATCTCTTGGATTTGTTCAAGACTGACTCTTCTGTGTTGGAGTTGCTTACCGGACTTCCTCCATATTTTTGTAAGTTTCCCAAGTAATTGCCTCTACTATTTGGTCACAGTACGGAAAACTTACTCCATTCACCTGATGCAGTGCCGAGTGTTTTTAACCTACCAAACCGGAAGCAAGACTTTTGCACATTGATTTCTAAACTATCAAAAACCTTTCTTGAGGCGACGGACAGCAACGTCCTTTTTAACTGCGCCCTGGCACTTTCATGCCTTGCTAAGGACGACCATGCGCGAAGTGGTGATGCATTCCTGGAGTTGCAGGCCACCACCACTGCGATTCAAGTTCGACTTAGCAAGTTGtttgaaaggaaagctgACATTTTGACGTCGGACAGTCCCAAAGGGGACAATCTGATAGATACGGAGCACGCAATCGGACtctgtcttcgtcgacttcgcATCTTATCGAAGCGCTGGGATATAGCAGATCTTCTTGTGGACGGTAAGACGAAGGCAAATTCCGTTGCTGAGTTGGAAAAGCTCTGCATTGACATTGTACGTGTTGTTGCCAATGATCTTCGTATCCGAGAAGTCAAGAATACCGATGAAGTTGACAATAACAATACACCAGACATTCCGAAAGTGTGGCTAGATCAAGACAAACGGGTACACTCACTTGTGGCAGAGTCAGCATCAGAGGCGTTGTCTTTCCTCCTCAGTGCAACTGCTTGGCGATTGAAGATCGAGGTGGACGATTTGGCAATATCTGCGGAAGCTCCCAAGAAATCCAACGGGCCAGAGATTGTTGTTAGAATGCGAGATAGTCTGATAAAGCTGGTTGTCTTATGCTTTGAGCAATACGTCGAACTCGACGAGGGAAATTCTGTTTATTCCGAAGAGCATTTCGCTTTTGCAGAAAAAGTACAGAGTCATGCTGGTACCATTGCTGGAGACCTCCGCTCCCTGTTTCCCAAGCAATGGAGCGCTGCAGTATCACCGAAACTTCGATCGTTTGCATTTACGGAAGACGGCCACGTTGTCGGTGGTTTTGTTCGTTTTTTGAAGTCTCAAGAACACCGGGTACGGATACTGATAGTGTTATCAGCATGCGTGTTTTTAACTGCTGCCTTGCTCATCTTACGAAAAtgttctttttttttcgCACAGCTTCGAGCCAACGAGAAAATGAACGTTGAAGATCGCTTTGCAATAGAACAGCTGTTGCTTCCTATTGCTCGTGGTCTTTCAGCTAATTGGAAGGACGGTATCCGTCGAGAGGCTGGTGCTGTTCTGTCTCATATTACGGGAAGTGGACGAATCGCCCGCTGTACTGTCTCGTCTTTGTCACGGGTTCTGAAGAGAATTGAGCCAGGTAAGCTTGCTTAAGAGGTTTTTCTGCTGATTTTCATTACAGCAAGCTTACTCACTTTCTTATGAAATAGTTCGATTTCTGGAAGCCCACATGGCCTGTCTTCGCCAAGACTTCGACGACTGGGCGGCGTCGGAACCCGAGGAATTGGAGAGTGACCATCcaaccgaaaaagaaatggtCGCATacgatgaaaaagaaaaggaacaTGCTGCTAAGGTAGGTCTTTTCACGAAGTGGTTTTTTCGTTCTGCACTACTGCGCACACAATTGCTCATAGATTCTACTCTGGTTTAGTTCGACATGATTGAACAACAAGCTCAACGGCTCTCAGCATCTTTGGGCGTTGGCAAGCTTAGAGAAAAGTCGTTAGGTCCCGCTCTACTCGGATTCGTTAGAGAAGGCGCTCGGGTTGCCTTTTCCACGGATGTGCCCGGATACGAGGAGGAACTTCCTTTGGGAGCTCGCCTCCCTTTTTTGCGTATTGTGAGCAAGTAAGTCGTGCTGATTCGTGAAATGAATGTACGAGTCTTCAAAGGCCGCTGCTTACGGTTTACTTTATCCAGGTATCTCAATTGGATTCGTCGGGATGAAAACCAGCTTCAAACGCTCAGGCAGGATTTCAATGAAATGGAGAAGAAGCTACGAAGCGAATCTGAGTACAATGATATATACGAAGATGATCTAGCGACTATTGAAGAATTTCGCCTCGCCGGCGATCTCGGTAAATATCCCTTCAACAAAAATGCCAAAACAGACGCGATGGATGACGGCTCCTTTTCTGCGGAAAGTCTCGACTCGCGAACCCGCCCACGCATGTCAATAACAAGCAATATCAGCAGTATCAGGTCCAAAATGTCTGCGACTCAAGCGTCTCTTTCCCCTCTGTATGAAGAAGGCGACGGGGATCGAGATTCTGACGATGTCGGGGATGATGCTCATGGGTCCACCAATGACTACGCTTCAACCCACGCCTCAACCCACGCCTCTAACCGTTTCGAGTCCGAGTCTGTCAGCACACGCTCTTCGTTGACCTCTCATCCATAGCTGTTCGTTGGTGGAACAACTCATGTGTGACGACGATAAGGAAGACCTTTATGTCAAGAAGCACTTGAAAGAGAGGACTTGAGCTCAAATATCATTCAAAATCAGTTCCGTTTTTACAACACATACTCCGTAATGTAAAAATATCGATACGTGTCCCATATCAACAGTAAAAACGAAGCGCATGGGGAGCCAACATCTAAAGCAATGACACCGTCGACCTAAGAATAGTATAAGTACTTTTCTAGCCGCTTGATAGatgatttactgttagaccTTCTCGCAGGCCTT
The Phaeodactylum tricornutum CCAP 1055/1 chromosome 7, whole genome shotgun sequence DNA segment above includes these coding regions:
- a CDS encoding cohesin (Phatr_ 35208 has weak homology to proteins involved in sister chromatid cohesion. Closest to Thaps3_24333, but proteins are quite divergent.~Alternative splicing variant 2), translating into MGNVRRSNRTRKATYTVYDDAKAQRDSIDSTESRKKRRLTIDDDSVDEDAESRTALSVAAEPEDVSDNDDNDNVESSSDEEEADAGPPQESGTTKYSSRSRATSSQPRQIRAHRAVAKPSTKRRGGAASMAAITTTSRRAAQTVLQGLAGKVLDPVVETPETSLLAALLQQAHDNPTHRRSGGSSTPIETNLQRIALTVLHEHDTHPNRAQISLLNLLFRSVGGGVHTLLDPEEVDLESLSDEAWEDLVTKVLVDMQQTPADLVLFCADPNGTGGKKASVGVREYRKVYRAFWNVLGATALTMTTRTKSLATDAARDHDSDTDEESFDASARFQVELVRDMVARVVEIVGVGQPDIRAAASVAIYSLSIAILSHTVTLRTKLEAAQRQLATAQRSKQKRKAHALQAQITIWTRTTEDLEDIVKETTMGVFLKRYRDSNPHIRAESLHVLSRFTLTRPDIFHKATFLKYLGWMLSDKEAVVRERALDGLMEPLLVAPTTSGKPLFSKIDVSDMRSVVDKFATRLADCVLDVDTNVQEKAMNFLLNLSRQGLLDSLEDDQVWEQINLRALAEDATPIVRRDALFFVTEQLEAFDSGSTKLESNVTERIHELVVWVAHSLADGNIPLEHIRFDLVGFIVVSLRASPELKPIICNWPVLLKGLQRDKSSTPKSKHDRRMLAVQQRVLLEMLIRSVELEVRAVAKDGLMVQHVDPDLLAVQESEDTNLLPSRKKSKGDSSHEELTVALLRALPDLLDLFKTDSSVLELLTGLPPYFLPSVFNLPNRKQDFCTLISKLSKTFLEATDSNVLFNCALALSCLAKDDHARSGDAFLELQATTTAIQVRLSKLFERKADILTSDSPKGDNLIDTEHAIGLCLRRLRILSKRWDIADLLVDGKTKANSVAELEKLCIDIVRVVANDLRIREVKNTDEVDNNNTPDIPKVWLDQDKRVHSLVAESASEALSFLLSATAWRLKIEVDDLAISAEAPKKSNGPEIVVRMRDSLIKLVVLCFEQYVELDEGNSVYSEEHFAFAEKVQSHAGTIAGDLRSLFPKQWSAAVSPKLRSFAFTEDGHVVGGFVRFLKSQEHRVRILIVLSACVFLTAALLILRKCSFFFAQLRANEKMNVEDRFAIEQLLLPIARGLSANWKDGIRREAGAVLSHITGSGRIARCTVSSLSRVLKRIEPVRFLEAHMACLRQDFDDWAASEPEELESDHPTEKEMVAYDEKEKEHAAKFDMIEQQAQRLSASLGVGKLREKSLGPALLGFVREGARVAFSTDVPGYEEELPLGARLPFLRIVSKYLNWIRRDENQLQTLRQDFNEMEKKLRSESEYNDIYEDDLATIEEFRLAGDLGKYPFNKNAKTDAMDDGSFSAESLDSRTRPRMSITSNISSIRSKMSATQASLSPLYEEGDGDRDSDDVGDDAHGSTNDYASTHASTHASNRFESESVSTRSSLTSHP